A single genomic interval of Nonomuraea rubra harbors:
- a CDS encoding STAS domain-containing protein — translation MNLTCRHLPGATLIAVAGEVDTTTSTHLEDYIDQQRERLDQHLIIDMSELSFLDSSGLAVLLAAATLARAHGVGVHLAGLRPMPARLLEITGARRAVTVYDHVEQAIASVEALNLVNPSERA, via the coding sequence GTGAACCTCACCTGTCGCCATCTTCCGGGCGCCACGCTGATCGCCGTGGCCGGGGAGGTCGACACCACGACGTCCACCCACTTGGAGGATTACATCGACCAGCAGCGCGAGCGGCTGGACCAGCACCTCATCATCGACATGAGCGAGCTGTCCTTCCTGGACAGCTCCGGCCTGGCCGTGCTGCTCGCCGCCGCGACGCTGGCCCGCGCGCACGGCGTGGGCGTGCACCTGGCCGGGCTGCGGCCGATGCCGGCCCGGCTGCTGGAGATCACCGGCGCGCGGCGTGCCGTGACGGTGTACGACCATGTGGAGCAGGCCATCGCCTCGGTCGAGGCGCTCAACCTGGTCAACCCCTCGGAGCGGGCGTAG
- a CDS encoding helix-turn-helix transcriptional regulator, translating to MSTADERASSWTFLTHHARVLVEIARDPDIRLRDIATGIGITERAVQNIVRDLHEGGYLNRDRVGRRNRYSLNLDQHFRYPTEAGLPISLLIDMFTQHDLTGDRKPDELSRDRP from the coding sequence GTGAGCACAGCCGACGAACGAGCGTCCAGCTGGACGTTCCTCACCCACCATGCCCGGGTGCTCGTGGAGATCGCCCGCGATCCCGACATCCGGCTGCGCGACATCGCCACCGGCATCGGGATCACCGAGCGCGCGGTGCAGAACATCGTGCGCGACCTGCACGAGGGCGGCTACCTCAACCGCGACAGGGTGGGGCGGCGCAACCGCTACAGCCTCAACCTGGACCAGCACTTCCGCTACCCGACCGAGGCCGGCCTGCCGATCAGCCTGCTGATCGACATGTTCACCCAGCACGACCTGACCGGCGACAGGAAGCCGGACGAGCTCAGTCGCGATCGTCCATGA
- a CDS encoding DNA-3-methyladenine glycosylase family protein: MTTHGFTLTAEGPFDFADSLRFVQDWPATSALPSDGRALRFAYCAESDWRPIGVTVTGAPGGVAVTTTRPAGPGIRGEVARILSLDVDGAGFAKLGETDPVLGDLQRLRPGLRPVCFWSPWEAACWAVIVQRSSMLIASRIKQRIAERYGALVEVDGQPCTAFPSPVSLLDAGGLGLPAQKEEWVRGLARAALDGLLTTEHLRSLAPEEALAELRALPGVGPFSAGLILIRGAGAPDAFPGDEPRLFAILREAYGLPEDVPPSAYRKLAGSWRPYRSWASFLFRATAYGVMDDRD; this comes from the coding sequence ATGACCACGCACGGATTCACGCTGACCGCCGAGGGCCCGTTCGACTTCGCCGACTCGCTGCGGTTCGTCCAGGACTGGCCGGCCACGAGCGCGCTGCCCTCCGACGGCCGGGCGCTGCGCTTCGCGTACTGCGCGGAGTCCGACTGGCGGCCGATCGGCGTGACCGTGACGGGCGCGCCCGGCGGGGTGGCGGTCACCACCACGCGCCCGGCCGGGCCCGGCATCCGCGGCGAGGTGGCGCGCATCCTCTCCCTCGACGTGGACGGCGCCGGCTTCGCCAAGCTCGGCGAGACCGACCCGGTGCTCGGCGACCTGCAGCGGCTGCGCCCCGGCCTGCGTCCCGTGTGCTTCTGGAGCCCGTGGGAGGCGGCGTGCTGGGCGGTGATCGTGCAGCGCTCCTCGATGCTCATCGCCTCCCGGATCAAGCAGCGCATCGCCGAGCGGTACGGCGCGCTGGTCGAGGTGGACGGGCAGCCGTGCACCGCCTTCCCGTCGCCGGTCTCGCTGCTCGACGCGGGCGGGCTCGGGCTGCCCGCGCAGAAGGAGGAGTGGGTGCGCGGCCTGGCCAGGGCGGCGCTCGACGGCCTGCTGACCACCGAGCACCTGCGCTCGCTCGCCCCCGAGGAGGCGCTGGCCGAGCTGCGGGCCCTGCCCGGCGTGGGGCCGTTCTCGGCCGGCCTGATCCTGATCCGCGGCGCGGGCGCGCCCGACGCGTTCCCCGGGGACGAGCCGCGGCTGTTCGCGATCCTGCGCGAGGCGTACGGGCTGCCGGAGGACGTGCCCCCGTCGGCGTACAGGAAGCTGGCCGGCTCGTGGCGGCCCTACCGTTCGTGGGCCTCGTTCCTGTTCAGGGCGACCGCGTACGGTGTCATGGACGATCGCGACTGA
- a CDS encoding O-methyltransferase, whose product MTHTNTLADPRVAAALERMFAEAGRDAARAVQGDRGTMTAGELADAMAEIYMPISAEGGRLLYTLVRAARPATVVEFGTSFGISTLYLAAAVRDNGAGRVVTTELSKDKIAAARRTFAETGLDDVITVLEGDARDTLAGLSEPVGFVLLDGWKDLYLPVLRLLEPRLAPGTLVAADDSTFDSVRPYLDHVRDPANGYQSVSFPVEDGIEISCRL is encoded by the coding sequence TGGAGCGCATGTTCGCCGAGGCCGGGCGCGACGCGGCCAGGGCCGTCCAGGGCGATCGGGGCACGATGACGGCCGGGGAGCTGGCCGACGCCATGGCGGAGATCTACATGCCGATCTCCGCCGAGGGCGGCCGGCTGCTCTACACCCTGGTCCGCGCCGCCCGCCCCGCCACGGTCGTCGAGTTCGGCACCTCGTTCGGCATCTCGACCCTCTACCTGGCCGCCGCCGTACGCGACAACGGCGCCGGCCGCGTCGTCACCACGGAGCTGAGCAAGGACAAGATCGCCGCCGCGCGCCGGACGTTCGCCGAGACCGGGCTGGACGACGTGATCACCGTGCTGGAGGGCGACGCCCGCGACACCCTCGCCGGCCTCTCGGAGCCGGTCGGCTTCGTGCTGCTGGACGGCTGGAAGGACCTCTACCTGCCCGTGCTGCGCCTGCTGGAGCCCCGGCTCGCCCCCGGCACCCTGGTCGCCGCCGACGACAGCACGTTCGACAGCGTCCGGCCCTACCTCGACCACGTCCGCGACCCGGCCAACGGCTACCAGAGCGTCTCGTTCCCGGTGGAGGACGGCATCGAGATCAGCTGCCGGCTCTAG